The sequence below is a genomic window from Kitasatospora kifunensis.
CATGAGAAAAGGATAGCTCAGCTGAGACATCTATGTCTCAGCTGAGACTTTCAGGATCGAACGCCGGCCCCGTGCGGGCAGCAAAAAACCGGAGGCGGCCTCGTGCCACCTCCGGTCACCGCCGACCTGCGTCGGCGTGCCCTTGCCTCGCCCTCGTCCCTCGGCGCTGTCCGTCAGCTCTGGTTGTAGAACCCGCTGTCGTCCAGCGGCCGGTCGATCACCATGACCTCGACCTCCGGCGGAGTGAGCAGGAACACCCGACGGGCGATCCGCTCGATGCCGCCGCGGGTGCCGAAGACCAGGCCCGAGGCGAAGTCGACCATCCGCTTGGCCTCACCGTCGTCCATCTCGGTCACATCCATCACCACCGGGGTGCCGGAGCGAATGTGCTCGCCCACCGTCCTGGCGGACTCGAAGCCGGTGGGCTTGACCGAGACGATCTTGGCCGGGTTCGGCAGCACCGGAATCGTGTCGGCGGTCGCCCAGGACTCCTCCTCGTACACCGCGGCGGGGTAGCTCCCCGAGGGCATCAGCCACCCGTGGTGCTCGTCGCGAAGTGCTCCCATGCCGCGCCTCCCTGTCCTGTCCCCGTCTGCTTCCGGGAGCCGCGCGGCCAACTGACGCGTCATCCACTGCCCGGAACTGTCCGAGTATCGCACTGATCACCGTCTCGGTGCCCGCCCTGGCGCGCCGTTCGGGTTGTGGCGCGTGCCGGTGGCACACACCGTCCTCATCGAGAGCGGACGCCGGGGTTCGGCCCGCGGTTGCGGGAGTTTTCTGAGATCACCCGAGCGGCCTTTCCGCTGACGGGAATTGACGCCAGGTCACTCCCCGGTGACGCCGTCCACCGCTTCGCGCAGCAGATCCGCGTGGCCGTTGTGGCGCGCGTACTCCTCGATCAGATGGACCTGGATCCAGCGCAGCGTCACCTGCTCCCCGCTGCGGCGCCGGACGGCGGCGAGGGTGTCCAGCGACAGTCCGGCCACGGCCTGCTCGGAGAGCTCGACCTGCCGGCGCCAGGTGGCGAGGTCGGCGGCGGCATCGGCCTGCGCCACCCCGTTGAAGTCGAAGTCCTGGTCCTCGTCGGTGCCGTAGATCGCAGTCGACTCGCCGCCGAGCAGGATCACCTGGTACCAGTAGTGCTCCACCTCGGCCAGGTGACGGACCAGGCCGAGCAGGGTGAGCGTCGAGGGCGTCACCGAGCGCTGCTTGAGCTGGTCGTCCGTCAGGCCCGAGGTCTTGAGCGCCAGTGTCTTGCGGTGGAAGTCGAGCCAGGCGGCGAGCATGGTCGCCTCGTCAGCGGCGTTCGGCGGGTCGATCCGCTCGATGGTGTCGGTCATGGCCGCCATCCTGGCCCAGCCCACGGCCCGGCGGCGACCCATTTGCCCGGCATCGGACTCCACCGACCGTCACGAGAGCGCCTACGCCTCGGGCGCGATCTGGCGGGTGGCCGGTGGGAGGTAACCGCGCTCGGCGGTCTGCCCCACCGACGGCTCGGCGGCTGAGGTCCGGCGCCGGGCCCGCCAGGCACCGGCCAGGCTCAGCGCCCCCAGCCCCAGGATCACCGCCCCCGAGGCCAGGAAGGCGGGTGAGGTGGGTGAGCCGGCCGAGGCGCCGGCCACCACGTAGGCCGCCGTGCCGGGCAGCACGCCCAGCGCGGTGGCCGCCAGGTAGGGCCGAACCCGCGTGCCGGAGAGCGCCGCGCCCAGGTTCACCGCCTGGAACGGCACCCCGGGCACCAGTCGCAGCAGCAGCACGTTGCGGAACCCGTGCTCGGTCAGCCCCCGGTCCAGCGCCAGCAGTACCCGTCCGCGCAGCAGCGGCCGCAGCGCCCGCTGCCCCAGTGAGCGCCCCAGGCCGAAGGCCAGCGCGGCCCCCGCCGTGGTGCCCAACACCGCCAGCGGCACGCCCCACCGGGCGCCGAAGAGCACCCCGGCCGCCACGTTGAGCGCCGGTTTGGGCAGGAAGGCCAGCGTGCCGAGGGCGAAGAGCAGCACGAACGCCGGCGCCCGCCAGGCACCGGGCACCGCGGTGGCCAGCTGCCGCGGATCCCAGCAGAGCAGCGAGGCGGCGGCCCCCGCCAGGATCAGCACCAGCAGCGCGAGCCGGGCCCAGGGTGCGCGCGCGGCACGGCTCAGGTTCATGCGGCGAGTTTAGACCGACCGGCCGATCGGGCCCGGCCTCACAGCTCGGCGCGCTCCTCGGCGTGAGCCGTCGTCCCTTCTCCCGGAACCGAGGCCGAGGCCCCCGCCGACCGCAGCGTGCCCGCCGTCCCGATCAGCGCCGCCACCAGCACCGTCACCACGGTGAAGGAGACCCGCAGCGAGCTGCCCTGGGCGATGGTGCCCACGATCGCGGGCGCGATGAGCCCCGAGGTGTAGGTGACGGTGGCGACGCCGGCGATCGCCTGGCTCGGATTGGGGCCGGCGTGCCCGGCCGCCGCGAAGGCCAGCGGGATCACCACCGCGATGCCTATCCCGAGCAGCGCGAACCCCGGGATCGCCACCGCCGGGCTGCCTGCGACCACCACCAGCACCCCGCCCGCCGCCGCGACCGCCCCGCCCAGGCGCACGGTGCGCACCGGACCGAGCCGGCGCACCACCGCGTCGCCGGCCAGTCGGGCCGCGGTCATGGTGAAGGCGAAGGCCGTGTACGCCATCGCCGCGGTGCCGGCCGCCGCGCCGGTGAGGTCGCGCAGGTAGACGCCCGCCCAGTCGGAGCCCGCGCCCTCGGCGAAGACCGCGCAGAAGCCGACCAGACCGATCAGCAGCGCCGAGCGCGGCGGCAGCGCGAACCGTGGCGGCGCCTCGGCCTGCGGCTCGGGTCGCACGTCCAGCAGGCCGGCGCCGACCAGTTGGCCGAGGGTCAGCAGCACCGCCGCGGCGATCGCCAGGTGCACGCAGGCGCCCAGGTGCTGACGGGCCGCCAGCGCGCCGAAGGCGGAGGCGACCAGGCCGCCCAGGCTCCACATCCCGTGCAGTCCGGACATGATCGACTTGCCCAGCCGCCGCTCGACCTCGACCCCCTCGGCGTTCATCGCCACGTCGGCCATCCCGGAGGCGGCGCCGTAGACCAGCAGGGCCAGGCAGAGCCAGGGCAGGCCGGGGGCGAGTCCTGGCAGCGCGAGCGCCGAGCACCACAGCGCCAGCAGCAGCCGGATCGCGGCCCTGGCCCCGAGCCGGTGGGTGACCCGGCCGGCCAGCGGCATCGCCAGTGAGGCGCCGACGGCGGGCATGACCAGCGCCAGGCCGAGTTCGCCCGGGCTCAGCTGCAGCCGGTCCTGGAGCGCGGGGATCCGGGTGGCGAAGCTGCCGGTGACCGCGCCGTGGACGGCGAAGACCAGCGCGATGCTGACCCTGGCCCGGCGCAGAGGTGGAGCGGATGACGGCATGGCTGGGTCCTCCCCGATTCGGCACGGTGTGCGGTGCGGTGCTGTGCAGTCAGTGCGCGGTGCAGTGCAGTGCAGTGCAGTGCAGTGCGGTGCGTGCAAGGCGATGGCGTGCGTGCAGAGCGGCGCGGTCCGATAAATTATCAGGAAGGGTCCCTGATTAATAGATCTGGAAGGATGCGTGCCCATGACCATCGCGCGCACGGCCACCCCCAGCACCGCCCGTGCGATCAACGACCGGCTGGCCCTTGAGCTGCTGCTCAGCCACGGAGCGCTGACCGCCACCGAGCTGCGTGAGCTGACTGGGCTCTCCCGCCCCACCATCGCCGACCTGCTGGAACGCCTGCAGCGCGGCGGCCTGGTGGCCATGGTGGGCGAGCGCGGTGAGCAGCGGCGCGGCCCCAACGCCAGGGTCTACGCGCTGCGCGCCGACCGCGCCCACCTGGCCGGCATCGACGTGCGCACGGTCGGCGTCACGCTCACCGTCGCCGACCTGACCGGGCGGACGCTGGCCGACGCCGCGCTGCCGGTGGACCCCGCCGACCCGCCGGCGGACTTCGCGGATCAGGTGCTGCGCACCCTGCTGGCCACCGCCGAGCAGGCCGGCGCGCGCGAGCTGCACACCGTCGCGGTCGGTGCCCCCGGCCTGGTGGATCCCGCCACCGGCGAGCTCAGCACCACCTCGCGGCTCCAGCACTGGCACGGCGAGCTGGTCGCCGCCCTGCGGGCCGGTCTGGGCGCAGAGGTGATCCTGGAGAACGAGGTCAACCTGGCCGGCATCGCCGAGCACCGGATCGGCGCCGCCGCCGACCGCGACACCTTCGTGCTGCTCTGGCTGGGTCACAGCACCGGTGCCGCCGTGGTGCTGGACGGCCGG
It includes:
- a CDS encoding TVP38/TMEM64 family protein, producing the protein MNLSRAARAPWARLALLVLILAGAAASLLCWDPRQLATAVPGAWRAPAFVLLFALGTLAFLPKPALNVAAGVLFGARWGVPLAVLGTTAGAALAFGLGRSLGQRALRPLLRGRVLLALDRGLTEHGFRNVLLLRLVPGVPFQAVNLGAALSGTRVRPYLAATALGVLPGTAAYVVAGASAGSPTSPAFLASGAVILGLGALSLAGAWRARRRTSAAEPSVGQTAERGYLPPATRQIAPEA
- a CDS encoding ROK family transcriptional regulator, translated to MTIARTATPSTARAINDRLALELLLSHGALTATELRELTGLSRPTIADLLERLQRGGLVAMVGERGEQRRGPNARVYALRADRAHLAGIDVRTVGVTLTVADLTGRTLADAALPVDPADPPADFADQVLRTLLATAEQAGARELHTVAVGAPGLVDPATGELSTTSRLQHWHGELVAALRAGLGAEVILENEVNLAGIAEHRIGAAADRDTFVLLWLGHSTGAAVVLDGRLRRGFSGGAGEIGFLPVPGTRGLPATRSCDGGFHSLAGGRAVCALAREHGLVDGPGADDAPAAEAAVLAAIAAGPAGEPFLDELAERVAVAASAVAVLLDPGCVVLGGEVGRAGGSALAERVAARLARLSPVRTEVRAGTAGGGAVLSGAVLTASDAVRRDLFGGR
- a CDS encoding MFS transporter is translated as MPSSAPPLRRARVSIALVFAVHGAVTGSFATRIPALQDRLQLSPGELGLALVMPAVGASLAMPLAGRVTHRLGARAAIRLLLALWCSALALPGLAPGLPWLCLALLVYGAASGMADVAMNAEGVEVERRLGKSIMSGLHGMWSLGGLVASAFGALAARQHLGACVHLAIAAAVLLTLGQLVGAGLLDVRPEPQAEAPPRFALPPRSALLIGLVGFCAVFAEGAGSDWAGVYLRDLTGAAAGTAAMAYTAFAFTMTAARLAGDAVVRRLGPVRTVRLGGAVAAAGGVLVVVAGSPAVAIPGFALLGIGIAVVIPLAFAAAGHAGPNPSQAIAGVATVTYTSGLIAPAIVGTIAQGSSLRVSFTVVTVLVAALIGTAGTLRSAGASASVPGEGTTAHAEERAEL
- a CDS encoding DinB family protein — protein: MTDTIERIDPPNAADEATMLAAWLDFHRKTLALKTSGLTDDQLKQRSVTPSTLTLLGLVRHLAEVEHYWYQVILLGGESTAIYGTDEDQDFDFNGVAQADAAADLATWRRQVELSEQAVAGLSLDTLAAVRRRSGEQVTLRWIQVHLIEEYARHNGHADLLREAVDGVTGE
- a CDS encoding cell division protein SepF; translation: MGALRDEHHGWLMPSGSYPAAVYEEESWATADTIPVLPNPAKIVSVKPTGFESARTVGEHIRSGTPVVMDVTEMDDGEAKRMVDFASGLVFGTRGGIERIARRVFLLTPPEVEVMVIDRPLDDSGFYNQS